One window from the genome of candidate division WOR-3 bacterium encodes:
- a CDS encoding tetratricopeptide repeat protein has protein sequence MSENDSRPDRLQALRARAESAATRADRVKTELLLAEELWLKDPASAKPLLTQAFADAGATGATTDWLRAASMLSELLRRSGDLDGSARHAELILRIAKTTGDKRTRATGLNLVGMIHQERGELQRALECFEEFLQASRDSGFAQGERSALSQLAGVYGLRGELDKALSCNRQCLEASIAAGDTFGRAIDLHNIGWTLESMGRWTEATEHFHRTIALCEEYNYRDLLLSARMQLGELSLNRSDLENAAFMFRVVVDSERTTQQAGRLYREALSNLGWTHFRAGDLAPAEATLAEVVRLGELAGDRCVLATACRRRAELAIAQGRLDDASAMLIPASRHAVDLNLQKEQGHVLRVEARLATARSDANLALDLFARSEAALEPLGETFDLALARLQRGRLLIDLGRSEEARTLLQTALLTFRRLAVVAEAEEAGGLLYRLEMRADRDSALAQGLTDLAALALTPEQFIERALKTLCLNLQYDQGVILVAGKPMALRGQPDLSGLARRRATLSQTDHELLLPVRQDRRLLGILWLGRKGPLPTRVDSEQLDIVSRALVPTLVRLRELARDAGKSAAIPGLRFRGVIGGNRDMLDVLADVVRFAAAAVPVLIRGESGTGKELVARALHESGPRADRPFVTVNCAAVPEHLLEAEFFGVEEGAATGVASRPGKFEMARAGTIFLDEIGDMSAPLQAKLLRVIEDKEVTRVGGIRTTQVDLRVVAATNMDIEAREHEGLFRRDLLYRLNTVMHTLPPLRRRREDLPALTSYFIARTAQEYDRPARRASSEVLALLAESPWPGNIRQLKHVIERAVIVARGETIVADDLPSELRQARNLTSPVEPTVSMRGVRRRAADEAERVALLDVLGRANGSASAAARLVGCSRTHFYRLLRKHRISN, from the coding sequence ATGAGCGAGAACGACAGCCGACCGGACAGGCTGCAGGCCCTGCGAGCGCGGGCCGAATCAGCCGCGACCCGGGCTGATCGCGTCAAGACTGAGCTGTTGCTGGCCGAGGAGCTCTGGCTCAAAGACCCAGCCTCTGCCAAGCCACTGCTCACGCAGGCATTCGCCGATGCCGGTGCTACCGGTGCGACGACGGACTGGCTGCGAGCCGCGTCCATGCTGAGTGAGCTGCTGCGTCGGTCCGGTGACCTCGACGGCAGCGCGCGCCATGCGGAGTTGATACTCAGGATCGCCAAGACCACCGGCGACAAGCGCACGCGTGCGACCGGGCTCAACCTGGTTGGCATGATTCACCAGGAGCGCGGCGAGCTTCAGCGTGCGCTCGAGTGCTTCGAGGAGTTCCTGCAGGCCAGCAGGGATTCGGGCTTCGCTCAGGGAGAGCGGTCCGCGCTGAGTCAGCTTGCCGGGGTCTACGGCTTGCGTGGCGAGTTGGACAAGGCGCTTTCCTGTAACCGGCAGTGCCTGGAAGCGAGCATCGCGGCCGGAGATACGTTTGGCCGAGCGATTGACCTGCACAACATCGGCTGGACCCTTGAGTCAATGGGCCGCTGGACCGAAGCGACCGAGCACTTCCACCGGACGATCGCGCTCTGCGAGGAGTACAACTACCGCGACCTGCTCTTGTCCGCGCGGATGCAGCTTGGCGAGCTGTCGCTGAATCGTTCCGACCTCGAGAACGCTGCATTCATGTTCCGTGTGGTTGTCGACTCGGAGCGGACGACCCAGCAGGCCGGTCGGCTGTATCGCGAAGCTCTATCGAATCTCGGCTGGACCCACTTCCGCGCCGGAGACCTGGCGCCGGCTGAAGCGACGTTGGCGGAGGTGGTACGTCTCGGGGAACTCGCGGGCGACCGCTGCGTGCTCGCGACCGCGTGCCGACGGCGGGCCGAACTGGCAATTGCCCAGGGCCGGCTCGATGATGCGTCCGCCATGCTGATCCCGGCCTCTCGCCACGCGGTAGACTTGAACCTGCAGAAGGAACAGGGTCACGTGCTGCGAGTCGAGGCACGGTTGGCTACGGCCCGCTCCGACGCGAACCTGGCGCTGGACCTCTTTGCCCGGTCCGAGGCCGCGCTCGAACCGCTCGGCGAGACGTTCGACCTCGCGCTTGCCCGGCTGCAGCGCGGGCGCTTACTGATCGACCTCGGTCGGTCCGAGGAAGCACGGACGCTACTGCAGACCGCACTACTGACCTTCCGCCGGCTCGCGGTCGTCGCCGAGGCCGAGGAAGCTGGCGGACTGCTGTACAGATTGGAGATGCGCGCTGACCGAGACTCCGCACTGGCGCAGGGACTGACTGACCTTGCCGCGCTTGCCCTTACGCCCGAGCAGTTCATCGAGCGCGCTCTCAAGACCCTCTGCCTCAACCTCCAGTACGATCAGGGCGTGATTCTCGTGGCCGGGAAGCCGATGGCGCTCAGAGGTCAGCCGGACTTATCCGGGCTGGCTCGTCGCCGCGCAACACTGTCGCAGACCGACCATGAGCTGTTACTGCCGGTCAGGCAGGACCGGCGTCTCCTCGGGATCTTGTGGCTAGGACGCAAAGGCCCGCTCCCGACTCGGGTCGATTCCGAGCAGCTCGACATCGTATCCCGTGCACTCGTACCTACCCTGGTCAGGCTTAGAGAACTCGCGCGTGATGCCGGCAAGTCCGCCGCGATTCCCGGACTGCGCTTTCGCGGGGTCATCGGCGGCAACCGCGATATGCTGGATGTGCTTGCCGACGTTGTCCGTTTCGCCGCGGCCGCCGTACCCGTGCTGATTCGCGGCGAGAGCGGCACCGGCAAAGAGCTTGTCGCTCGTGCACTGCACGAATCGGGCCCGCGTGCCGACAGGCCTTTCGTCACAGTCAACTGCGCGGCAGTGCCGGAACACCTGCTCGAGGCCGAGTTCTTCGGGGTCGAAGAAGGCGCGGCGACCGGAGTCGCGTCCCGGCCGGGCAAATTCGAGATGGCGCGTGCCGGGACCATCTTCCTCGACGAAATCGGGGACATGAGTGCGCCGCTCCAGGCCAAGTTGCTGCGGGTTATAGAAGACAAGGAGGTTACTCGCGTCGGCGGAATCAGGACCACGCAGGTCGACCTCCGCGTTGTCGCAGCTACGAATATGGACATTGAGGCCCGCGAACATGAGGGCCTTTTCCGACGCGATCTCCTGTATCGGCTCAACACCGTGATGCATACACTGCCGCCACTGCGCCGGCGTCGCGAAGACCTGCCCGCCCTCACCAGCTACTTCATCGCTCGCACCGCTCAGGAATACGACCGCCCGGCACGCCGGGCGAGCAGCGAGGTCCTTGCACTGCTGGCCGAATCGCCCTGGCCCGGGAATATCCGTCAGCTCAAGCACGTGATTGAGCGAGCCGTGATTGTCGCCCGCGGCGAGACGATCGTAGCAGATGATCTTCCGTCTGAGCTCCGCCAAGCCCGAAATCTGACCTCACCGGTCGAGCCGACAGTGAGCATGCGCGG